The Candidatus Binatia bacterium genome contains a region encoding:
- a CDS encoding DNA polymerase II: MRGLILQPTYRVRGSGPVVQLYGRLEEGPGFLVEDDRFRPYLFVHTRDIDAVPRSDGVSIEITGGVDLMGEAVARVALEKPADVPAMRDRLRRAGARALEADLRFPYRYLIDHGLRAGVEIVGESRPAEGTDSGLLVFTNPTLRPSDVRPALRVLSIDIETPKDASAVWSVALAGCDSEEVHLVAPDPVAGAVSHEDEATLLAAVARRIRALDPDVITGWNVVDFDLTVLAARCRATGVLEAFGRVPGDMRFESDRGFTRQGRAEIPGRVVLDGIGIVRDALRLPDYRLETVAQSVLGRGKQIDHEAPDAAAEIARLYREDRPALVAYNLEDARLVLEILEKEGLLDLTLERSLLSGMPFDRVGASVASFDRLYLPELRKRGAVAGSVADVRGGGPIAGGAVLSSTPGLFRNVAVLDFKSLYPSLIRTFQLDPLAHARAAREGMDDPIIAPNGARFARGDAILPGLLDQFLASREEAKQRGARHADQAIKIMMNAFFGVLASPGCRFFDPDIANAITGFGQQTLGWTRDILEAEGLRVLYGDTDSVFVELRAVQSGEAAREEAEAVRSRVQERISVRIAEEYRVEPRLLLELEYVLDRFFLPRVRGGRGGSKKRYAGWRDENLLIVGLESVRRDWPAVSGRLQRGILERVFTDREVLPFVKEVVERVRAGELDEELVYVKRIRKGDVSSYTRTTPPHVQAARKVPDFRGGIIRYVVTRDGPEPVLPGRPLPEGIDHAHAEEKLLRPIADAILPEVGSSFDEAVGNPRQLSLL, from the coding sequence ATGCGGGGACTCATCCTGCAGCCGACGTATCGCGTGCGTGGCTCTGGGCCGGTCGTGCAGCTGTACGGCCGCCTGGAGGAGGGGCCAGGCTTCCTGGTCGAGGATGATCGCTTTCGTCCGTATCTGTTCGTGCACACGCGGGACATCGATGCGGTGCCGAGGTCGGATGGCGTTTCGATCGAGATCACCGGCGGGGTGGACTTGATGGGCGAGGCGGTCGCACGCGTTGCGCTCGAGAAGCCCGCGGACGTTCCGGCGATGCGTGATCGGCTGAGACGCGCCGGGGCGCGGGCGCTCGAGGCGGACCTGAGGTTCCCCTACCGATACCTGATCGACCACGGGCTGCGCGCCGGCGTCGAGATCGTCGGCGAGTCGCGCCCTGCCGAAGGAACAGATTCGGGCCTGCTCGTTTTCACCAATCCTACGCTGCGGCCGAGTGACGTCCGGCCGGCGCTCCGAGTTTTGTCGATCGACATCGAGACGCCCAAGGATGCGAGCGCGGTCTGGTCGGTTGCGCTGGCGGGCTGTGACTCAGAAGAGGTGCACCTCGTCGCGCCCGATCCGGTTGCGGGCGCCGTGTCGCACGAAGACGAGGCGACGTTGCTCGCGGCCGTCGCGAGGCGGATCCGCGCACTCGATCCGGACGTGATCACCGGCTGGAACGTCGTCGACTTCGACCTGACGGTGCTCGCCGCCCGTTGTCGCGCCACGGGAGTCTTGGAGGCTTTCGGTCGCGTTCCCGGCGACATGCGATTCGAGAGCGACCGGGGCTTCACCCGTCAGGGCCGCGCCGAGATCCCGGGTCGTGTGGTGCTCGACGGCATCGGAATCGTTCGGGATGCACTTCGGCTGCCGGACTACCGATTGGAGACCGTGGCCCAATCCGTTCTCGGTCGCGGGAAGCAGATCGATCACGAGGCGCCCGACGCCGCGGCGGAGATTGCCCGGTTGTATCGCGAGGATCGACCTGCGCTCGTCGCCTACAATCTGGAGGATGCTCGACTGGTTCTGGAGATCCTGGAGAAGGAGGGCCTACTGGACCTCACTCTCGAGCGGAGTCTCCTGTCCGGTATGCCGTTCGATCGCGTCGGGGCCAGCGTGGCGTCGTTCGATCGGCTCTATCTTCCGGAGCTGCGCAAGCGGGGCGCGGTGGCGGGGAGTGTGGCTGACGTGCGGGGCGGCGGGCCAATTGCGGGCGGTGCGGTACTCTCTTCGACTCCGGGCTTGTTCCGGAACGTTGCGGTCCTGGATTTCAAGAGCCTGTATCCGAGCCTGATCCGCACCTTCCAACTCGATCCGCTCGCGCACGCGCGTGCGGCCCGCGAGGGAATGGACGATCCGATCATCGCCCCGAACGGGGCACGCTTTGCCCGCGGCGACGCGATTCTTCCGGGCCTTCTCGATCAGTTTCTGGCCAGCCGCGAGGAGGCGAAGCAGCGCGGCGCGCGACACGCGGACCAGGCGATCAAGATCATGATGAACGCGTTCTTCGGGGTGCTCGCGTCGCCGGGGTGTCGGTTTTTTGATCCAGACATCGCGAACGCAATTACGGGCTTCGGTCAGCAGACGCTCGGTTGGACTCGCGACATCCTCGAAGCAGAGGGTTTGCGTGTGCTCTACGGCGACACGGACTCGGTTTTCGTTGAGTTGCGGGCGGTTCAGTCTGGCGAGGCAGCACGGGAGGAGGCCGAGGCGGTGCGAAGCCGGGTGCAGGAGCGCATCTCGGTGCGGATCGCGGAGGAGTACCGCGTGGAACCGCGGCTGCTGCTCGAGTTGGAGTACGTGCTCGATCGGTTCTTCCTGCCTCGGGTACGCGGCGGCCGCGGCGGAAGTAAGAAGCGATATGCGGGCTGGCGAGACGAGAACCTGTTGATCGTCGGACTCGAGTCGGTGCGGCGGGATTGGCCGGCGGTCTCGGGGCGCCTTCAGCGAGGCATCCTAGAGCGTGTCTTCACGGACCGTGAGGTCTTGCCGTTCGTGAAGGAAGTCGTCGAGAGGGTTCGCGCGGGCGAGTTGGACGAGGAACTCGTGTACGTGAAGCGCATCCGGAAGGGCGACGTGTCGAGCTACACGCGGACGACGCCACCGCACGTTCAGGCGGCGCGCAAGGTGCCGGACTTCCGGGGTGGGATCATCCGCTACGTCGTGACGCGCGACGGGCCGGAGCCGGTGCTCCCGGGGCGCCCGCTCCCGGAGGGCATCGACCACGCGCACGCCGAGGAGAAGTTGCTGCGACCGATCGCCGACGCGATCCTGCCGGAGGTGGGTTCGAGCTTCGACGAGGCCGTTGGGAATCCGCGGCAGCTCAGTCTTCTGTAG
- a CDS encoding LLM class F420-dependent oxidoreductase, with product MDIGKIGIWAFLDLVPAAESQAAAREIEDLGFKALWIPEAIGREVFTSSAVLLAGTKSLVIATGIANVWARDAMAMANAQRTLCEAYPERFLLGMGVSHAPMVSTIRGHNYDKPLTYMRGYLDAMDKSIFAGAAPASEPKRILAALHPKMLKLASERSWGSHPYFVTPEHTARAREALGEGRMLAPEQAVVLETDPDKARAIARQHMAIYIGLPNYRRNVLSLGFEESDFDNGGSDRLVDAIVAWGDIDVIRQRVRAHQDAGADHVCLQALPENMAELPRDQWRALAKGLL from the coding sequence GTGGACATCGGAAAGATTGGCATCTGGGCGTTTCTCGACCTCGTTCCTGCCGCGGAGTCGCAAGCGGCGGCGCGAGAGATCGAGGACCTCGGTTTCAAGGCATTGTGGATCCCCGAGGCGATCGGCCGTGAGGTGTTCACGAGCTCGGCGGTCCTCCTTGCGGGAACCAAGAGCCTCGTCATCGCGACCGGCATCGCGAACGTTTGGGCGCGTGACGCGATGGCGATGGCCAACGCGCAGCGGACGCTCTGCGAAGCGTACCCCGAGCGGTTTCTTCTCGGCATGGGGGTGAGTCACGCCCCGATGGTCTCGACCATCCGAGGGCACAACTACGACAAACCGTTGACCTACATGCGCGGGTATCTCGACGCGATGGATAAATCGATCTTTGCGGGTGCCGCGCCGGCGAGTGAGCCAAAGCGGATTCTCGCGGCGCTGCATCCCAAAATGCTGAAGCTCGCTAGCGAGCGCTCTTGGGGTTCGCACCCGTACTTCGTGACTCCCGAACACACGGCGCGGGCGCGAGAGGCCTTGGGTGAGGGCCGTATGCTCGCGCCGGAACAAGCGGTGGTACTGGAGACGGATCCCGACAAGGCGCGCGCGATCGCGCGCCAGCACATGGCGATCTACATCGGACTTCCGAACTACCGTCGGAACGTGCTCTCCCTGGGCTTCGAGGAGTCGGACTTCGACAACGGCGGAAGCGATCGATTGGTCGACGCCATCGTCGCGTGGGGTGACATCGACGTCATCCGACAGCGCGTCCGGGCGCATCAGGACGCCGGCGCCGACCACGTCTGCCTCCAGGCTCTACCGGAGAACATGGCCGAGTTGCCCCGCGACCAGTGGCGCGCGCTTGCGAAGGGCTTGCTCTAG
- the recD gene encoding exodeoxyribonuclease V subunit alpha, translating to MTAATFTPSFLDELPRRFADFLAERTGDDPREVWLGAALASQQTLEGGACLDLREYAGRPWPDNAAPAEALAPSLPDWMTALRASGSVGAPGENRPLVLTDAGRLYLHRYWEYEDKVAHDLERRAATRPEGIDLDTLTNTWNGLPVREQLSEGQRVAAVTAILRGLAVISGGAGTGKTTIVACILRLLASQSQPDRPLRVRLAAPTGKAAGRLKEQLREYRGSLDSDGTIDRIMRDEPATLHRLLGGSPNATRLRHNAEQPLPLDALIIDETSMVDLAMMAKVVDALPKAARLVLIGDKDQLPPVGVGSVFGELCAASPAPPPELRSEIERVTGHAPSPASDQATALSGSITLLRHSFRFDEASGIGTLASAIRAGDGAALTQLVEHPPADISWIPTEASAPTDLGPAVATRVTDGFAPFLDAIRKHAAPADVLTSFNRFRVLCVLRDGPSGVTSWNARIEAHFRRRRRIAAGQTWYEGRPVLVTRNDYAQRLWNGDIGVALRRDDGKLRVYFEGTSGELRDLPPGRLSHAETAYALTVHKSQGSEFEHVLLALPDADSRLVSRELLYTGATRARSKLDILGDPQRFAEGMFKQLPRTSGLAEALGVKDFPQPPVPKATPPPTTREGGPPQGELF from the coding sequence ATGACGGCCGCGACGTTCACTCCATCGTTCCTCGACGAGCTACCGCGTCGCTTTGCCGACTTCCTGGCTGAACGCACCGGCGACGATCCGCGGGAAGTCTGGCTCGGAGCGGCGCTCGCGAGCCAGCAGACCCTCGAGGGAGGCGCGTGCCTCGACCTACGAGAGTACGCGGGCCGTCCTTGGCCGGACAACGCGGCACCGGCCGAGGCTCTCGCCCCATCGTTACCCGACTGGATGACTGCGCTCCGCGCGAGCGGATCCGTGGGCGCCCCGGGTGAGAATCGACCGCTCGTCTTGACCGACGCCGGCCGGCTCTATCTCCACCGCTACTGGGAGTACGAAGATAAGGTGGCGCACGACCTCGAGCGCCGCGCGGCGACTCGGCCCGAGGGCATCGATCTAGACACGCTCACCAATACCTGGAACGGCCTGCCCGTCCGCGAACAGCTCTCCGAGGGCCAACGCGTGGCCGCCGTCACCGCCATCCTCCGCGGGCTCGCGGTGATCTCGGGCGGTGCCGGAACCGGCAAGACCACGATCGTCGCCTGCATTCTGCGACTGCTCGCCTCCCAGTCGCAGCCCGATCGCCCCCTGCGCGTGCGGCTCGCCGCACCCACGGGCAAGGCCGCGGGACGGCTGAAGGAGCAGCTCCGGGAGTACCGCGGTTCGCTCGACTCCGACGGCACGATCGACCGCATCATGCGCGACGAGCCGGCCACCCTTCATCGGCTCCTCGGCGGAAGCCCCAACGCCACACGCTTGCGGCATAACGCCGAGCAGCCCCTTCCGCTCGACGCTCTGATCATCGACGAAACTTCCATGGTCGACCTCGCCATGATGGCTAAGGTCGTCGATGCGCTTCCGAAGGCGGCCAGGTTGGTGTTGATCGGCGACAAAGATCAGCTGCCCCCGGTCGGCGTCGGATCGGTCTTCGGCGAACTGTGCGCGGCCTCCCCCGCCCCGCCTCCGGAGCTACGATCTGAGATCGAACGCGTCACGGGACACGCACCGAGCCCGGCGAGCGATCAGGCCACCGCGCTCTCCGGCTCGATCACGCTCCTGCGCCATTCGTTCCGCTTCGATGAAGCCTCGGGCATCGGCACCCTCGCGTCTGCCATCCGCGCCGGCGATGGCGCCGCACTCACACAGCTCGTCGAGCATCCACCCGCCGACATCTCCTGGATCCCTACCGAGGCCTCCGCGCCGACCGACTTGGGCCCGGCGGTCGCCACCCGCGTAACCGACGGGTTCGCTCCGTTCCTCGATGCGATCCGAAAGCACGCCGCGCCGGCCGACGTACTCACGAGCTTCAACCGCTTCCGCGTATTGTGTGTCCTCCGCGATGGCCCAAGCGGCGTCACCAGCTGGAACGCGCGGATCGAAGCGCATTTTCGACGACGACGTCGCATCGCGGCCGGCCAGACCTGGTACGAAGGGCGACCTGTGCTCGTCACGCGCAACGACTACGCGCAGCGACTGTGGAACGGAGACATCGGCGTCGCGCTCCGCCGAGACGACGGGAAACTGCGCGTCTACTTCGAAGGAACGTCGGGGGAGTTGCGCGACCTTCCTCCGGGACGATTGTCGCACGCCGAGACGGCTTACGCTCTGACGGTTCACAAGAGCCAGGGCTCCGAGTTCGAGCACGTGCTCCTCGCTCTCCCCGACGCGGACTCCCGGCTCGTCAGCCGCGAACTCCTCTACACCGGCGCGACGCGCGCACGATCGAAGCTGGACATCCTCGGCGACCCCCAGCGGTTCGCGGAAGGCATGTTCAAACAGCTCCCGAGGACTTCGGGGTTGGCGGAAGCCCTGGGCGTAAAGGACTTCCCGCAACCGCCCGTCCCCAAAGCCACCCCGCCTCCCACGACTCGCGAAGGCGGCCCGCCGCAGGGCGAGCTCTTCTGA
- a CDS encoding MFS transporter: MVDDDRRGLWLLFFCLVCVGIGQAMLFVILPPAAREIGLSPFQVSMIFATSASVWVFMSPMWGRRSDVIGRRPVLLIGLLGFAASMILLATTIGLSLDGYFTPMVAFGLMVASRCVFAVFGSGTPPASQAYVADRTSREERTRGVALINAAFGTGQTLGPAVGAGLATFGLLAPLYLSAGLAIFSAVVIWLFLPEKEKPVVVVPKDGKKLRFTDARIVPFVVIAICMQAVRATTTITLAFFLQDMLALSPTRTMELAGIGFMILAIAGLGAQLGLVQRLRIRPATLIQTGLGSGVLAFGLFNLELGFAGYAVALAFLGMGLGLVRPGNAAGASLSVAPEEQGAVAGITSAIGVVGNIFGPLLGTALYEWSPRGPYLLNGVLMAAALVFSLTHPGLRRARA; encoded by the coding sequence GTGGTTGATGACGATCGACGGGGGCTGTGGCTCCTCTTCTTCTGCTTGGTCTGTGTGGGCATCGGGCAGGCGATGTTGTTCGTCATTCTGCCGCCTGCGGCGCGAGAGATCGGCCTGTCCCCCTTCCAGGTCTCGATGATCTTCGCGACCTCGGCGTCGGTCTGGGTCTTCATGAGCCCGATGTGGGGGCGGCGGAGCGACGTCATCGGGAGGCGGCCGGTCTTGTTGATCGGGCTCCTGGGCTTCGCGGCCTCGATGATCTTGCTCGCGACCACGATCGGCTTGTCGCTCGACGGGTACTTCACGCCCATGGTGGCCTTCGGCCTGATGGTCGCGTCGCGTTGCGTCTTTGCGGTCTTCGGGTCCGGCACACCTCCTGCCTCGCAGGCCTACGTCGCTGACCGCACGAGCCGGGAAGAGCGGACGCGCGGCGTGGCCCTCATCAATGCGGCGTTTGGTACCGGTCAAACACTGGGCCCGGCGGTGGGCGCGGGGCTGGCGACCTTCGGACTGCTCGCCCCTCTGTATCTCTCCGCGGGGCTCGCCATCTTCAGCGCGGTGGTGATCTGGCTGTTCCTGCCGGAGAAGGAGAAGCCCGTCGTCGTGGTGCCGAAGGATGGCAAGAAGCTGCGGTTCACCGACGCGCGAATCGTACCGTTCGTCGTCATCGCCATCTGCATGCAGGCGGTACGCGCGACGACGACGATCACGCTTGCGTTCTTTCTGCAGGACATGCTCGCGTTGTCGCCGACGCGAACGATGGAACTCGCCGGAATCGGTTTCATGATCCTCGCGATCGCGGGTCTCGGCGCGCAGCTGGGGCTCGTGCAGAGGCTTCGGATCCGGCCGGCGACGCTGATTCAGACGGGTCTTGGCTCCGGGGTGCTCGCCTTCGGTTTGTTCAATCTCGAACTCGGGTTCGCCGGGTATGCGGTCGCGCTCGCGTTCCTGGGGATGGGCCTCGGTCTGGTGCGACCGGGCAACGCGGCGGGTGCGTCTCTGTCGGTCGCGCCGGAAGAGCAGGGTGCGGTCGCGGGTATCACGAGCGCCATCGGCGTCGTGGGCAACATCTTCGGGCCGCTCCTGGGCACTGCGCTCTACGAGTGGTCCCCGCGAGGTCCGTATCTGTTGAACGGAGTGCTGATGGCCGCTGCGCTCGTGTTCAGTCTCACGCATCCGGGGTTGCGAAGGGCGCGGGCGTAG
- a CDS encoding limonene-1,2-epoxide hydrolase family protein: MDPEKVVRNFCETVKQVDLKALLAFFTEDAVYHNIPVDPVRGHAEIESTLAQFMSPGGEASFELKALAVSGNKVLTERVDVLTMGGKRVEIPVMGTFEVTPEGKISAWRDYFDMQQVMSQLG; this comes from the coding sequence ATGGATCCAGAGAAGGTAGTAAGAAACTTCTGCGAAACGGTGAAGCAGGTCGATTTGAAGGCGCTCCTGGCGTTCTTCACCGAGGACGCCGTGTATCACAACATCCCGGTGGACCCGGTGCGGGGGCACGCCGAAATTGAATCGACGCTCGCCCAGTTCATGTCTCCGGGCGGCGAGGCCTCGTTCGAGTTGAAGGCCCTCGCGGTGTCGGGCAACAAAGTCCTGACCGAGCGTGTCGACGTCCTCACGATGGGTGGCAAGCGCGTCGAGATTCCAGTCATGGGCACGTTCGAGGTGACTCCCGAAGGGAAGATCAGCGCCTGGCGTGACTATTTCGACATGCAACAGGTGATGTCGCAGCTGGGCTAG
- the recB gene encoding exodeoxyribonuclease V subunit beta — MSTADHQPLKVLDVSLPGIHAVEASAGTGKTYNITGLYLRLLLETDLTPERILVVTYTVAATSELRTRIRTGIQEALEAFAEKNAQDAKGEEYKPPRNLVGELVERSSNTERAYRRLGNALRTFDEAAIFTIHGFCQRVLAESAFESGAPLASEMLGDQNELLAECVEDFWRRETYQGSPLWVRYVLDAGLDPSKLRSEIASLVGRPFAEVLVPDVPDVVGDEAQYARLFERARTEWAAKRPTVLQLLQAPGLSRSKYKASSIQNWGDEMDLMLAGTTPSIKLFKMFHKFTPDGLREGTNKNKETPTHPFFETCGEILRVQAGLQPNYFARLCKMRADLLQFCSDELRRRKEERRVRWFDDLLIDLDDALRSEATGAALAETLRERYGAALIDEFQDTDPLQYSIFNQIYRDSEAPVFLVGDPKQAIYAFRGADVFAYLEARRDARDRYTLDENYRSDAGVVEGVNAIFRANDDPFVLADIPFQSARPAYGEVAAEFRKSTGLPPVRAWFLPRGEDAKLGSSDALEWLAEATADEIARLLQSGTEIPAKGGPGVPIHGGHIAVLVRSHSQGLRVRRALSARGIAAVELSQHSVFGSTEAEEMERILAGIAEPTDERLVRGALSTTLLGVTAEQLVQLSESEQGWDDETASFHEYRRVWLADGFGQMFRRLLRSRKIAERLLDGPDGERRLTNLLQIGELLTSEATTKHSGAEKLLQWLATRRSVSGSNGASPFEHLLRLESDENLVQISTLHNSKGLEYPIVFVPFAWTSSKSDRNPPFVTFHKPGTEGGRPLIDFGSPDKEEYERIAEREELAEDLRLLYVALTRARHHCTFGWGAVKSEKRSALAWLLHRETERGGSGADPLSLPYQDLGDDELLAALAKVADDSGGALAVQSLARPTDEAPEPISLPAIGATGPLRARTISRNVENRWRITSFSALRGGRSVDFADRDGRATAPTQEAETGRDLFGFPKGARAGVCLHQLFEKWDFTDADPDRLRTLVASTLDEYGFPSFWVPTIQQMMRDVLDTPLDDGGAVRLGDVSMAQRLNEVEFHYPAGQLTLEGLNELLETHGYPGVPDRGPEDELPRPLVDGYVKGYIDLVFESGGMYYLADYKSNWLGGSFEAYRPKALEAVVRHELYTLQYVTYTLALHRLLRLRIPKYDYDHHMGGSYYLFLRGMQPKRGSTSGIFFDCPPRALIEELDERIGRGHAAGAGGNA, encoded by the coding sequence GTGAGCACGGCAGACCACCAACCGCTGAAGGTCCTCGACGTCTCTCTGCCCGGCATCCACGCCGTCGAGGCCAGCGCCGGCACGGGCAAGACGTACAACATCACCGGCCTCTACCTACGGCTCCTCCTCGAAACCGACCTGACACCCGAACGCATCCTGGTCGTCACGTACACGGTGGCTGCGACGTCCGAGCTGCGGACCCGGATCCGCACCGGCATCCAGGAGGCACTCGAAGCGTTCGCCGAGAAGAACGCGCAGGACGCAAAAGGGGAAGAATACAAGCCGCCCCGCAATCTGGTCGGAGAGCTCGTCGAGCGTTCCTCCAACACGGAACGCGCCTACCGACGGCTCGGCAATGCCCTCCGCACGTTCGACGAGGCAGCGATCTTCACGATCCACGGCTTCTGCCAGCGCGTGCTCGCGGAGAGCGCGTTCGAGAGCGGCGCGCCTCTCGCGTCCGAGATGCTCGGCGATCAGAACGAGCTACTGGCAGAATGCGTTGAAGACTTCTGGCGGCGCGAAACCTACCAGGGCTCGCCCCTCTGGGTGCGGTACGTGCTGGACGCGGGGCTCGACCCGAGCAAGCTTCGAAGCGAGATCGCCAGCCTCGTCGGCCGACCATTCGCGGAAGTCCTGGTCCCCGACGTGCCGGACGTCGTTGGCGACGAGGCGCAATACGCCCGGCTCTTCGAACGGGCACGGACCGAGTGGGCGGCGAAGCGCCCCACAGTTCTCCAGCTCCTGCAGGCACCGGGGCTCTCGCGCTCGAAGTACAAAGCCTCCAGCATCCAAAACTGGGGCGACGAGATGGACCTCATGCTCGCCGGAACGACACCGTCGATCAAACTGTTCAAGATGTTCCACAAGTTCACGCCGGACGGTCTTCGAGAAGGCACGAACAAGAACAAAGAGACGCCGACCCATCCCTTCTTCGAGACCTGCGGCGAGATCCTCCGGGTGCAGGCCGGCCTCCAGCCGAACTACTTCGCCCGCCTCTGCAAGATGCGCGCGGACCTCCTGCAGTTCTGCTCGGACGAGCTTCGGCGACGGAAGGAAGAGCGTCGCGTGCGGTGGTTCGACGATCTACTGATCGACCTCGACGACGCACTGCGGTCCGAGGCTACGGGTGCAGCCCTCGCCGAGACGTTGCGGGAACGTTACGGCGCCGCGCTGATCGACGAATTTCAGGATACGGACCCGCTGCAGTACTCCATCTTCAACCAGATCTACCGCGACAGCGAAGCTCCCGTATTCCTCGTCGGAGACCCCAAGCAGGCCATCTACGCCTTCCGCGGCGCCGACGTCTTCGCGTACCTCGAAGCAAGGCGTGATGCGCGGGACCGCTACACGCTAGACGAGAACTACCGAAGCGACGCCGGCGTGGTGGAAGGCGTGAACGCGATCTTCCGCGCGAACGACGACCCCTTCGTCCTGGCCGACATTCCGTTCCAATCGGCTCGCCCCGCCTACGGAGAGGTCGCGGCTGAGTTTCGGAAGTCCACGGGGCTCCCTCCGGTCCGCGCGTGGTTTCTGCCCCGCGGGGAGGATGCCAAGTTGGGATCTTCGGACGCCCTGGAGTGGCTCGCGGAAGCAACCGCCGACGAAATCGCGCGACTCCTCCAAAGCGGCACGGAGATTCCAGCCAAGGGCGGCCCGGGCGTTCCGATCCACGGCGGCCACATTGCCGTCCTGGTGCGTAGCCACTCGCAGGGCCTTCGAGTTCGCCGAGCGCTGTCCGCGCGCGGCATCGCGGCCGTCGAATTGTCACAGCACAGCGTGTTCGGCTCGACCGAGGCCGAGGAGATGGAACGCATCCTCGCCGGCATCGCGGAACCCACGGACGAGAGGCTCGTTCGCGGTGCGCTCTCGACGACCTTACTCGGCGTGACAGCCGAGCAACTCGTTCAGCTCTCGGAGAGCGAACAAGGGTGGGACGACGAGACGGCGAGCTTCCACGAGTACCGCAGGGTCTGGTTGGCGGACGGATTCGGCCAGATGTTCCGACGGCTTCTGCGCAGCCGAAAAATCGCAGAGCGGCTACTCGACGGCCCCGACGGCGAACGAAGGCTCACGAACCTGCTTCAGATCGGCGAGCTGCTGACCAGCGAAGCCACAACGAAGCACAGCGGCGCCGAGAAGCTCCTCCAGTGGCTCGCGACCCGCCGCAGTGTGAGCGGAAGCAACGGTGCCTCCCCGTTCGAACACCTACTCCGACTCGAAAGCGACGAGAACCTCGTGCAGATCAGCACGCTGCACAATTCCAAGGGCCTCGAGTACCCGATCGTCTTCGTGCCCTTCGCTTGGACGTCGAGCAAGAGCGATCGCAATCCTCCGTTCGTCACGTTCCACAAGCCGGGGACGGAGGGCGGGCGCCCGCTGATCGATTTCGGCAGCCCCGACAAGGAAGAGTACGAACGGATCGCCGAGAGAGAAGAGCTCGCTGAGGACCTGCGTCTCCTGTACGTTGCGCTGACGCGAGCCAGGCACCACTGCACGTTCGGCTGGGGCGCGGTGAAGTCCGAGAAGCGATCCGCTCTCGCTTGGCTGCTCCATCGGGAGACCGAGCGCGGCGGCTCTGGAGCGGACCCACTCTCCCTCCCCTACCAGGATCTAGGCGATGACGAGCTCCTCGCGGCACTCGCGAAAGTCGCGGACGACTCCGGCGGCGCACTTGCGGTGCAATCTCTCGCTCGCCCGACAGACGAGGCACCCGAGCCGATCTCTCTTCCTGCGATCGGGGCCACCGGGCCGCTCCGCGCGAGGACCATCTCTCGAAACGTAGAGAACCGGTGGCGCATCACGAGCTTCTCTGCCCTCCGAGGCGGACGAAGCGTCGACTTCGCGGACCGAGACGGCCGCGCGACGGCCCCTACACAAGAAGCCGAAACCGGCCGCGATCTCTTCGGCTTCCCCAAGGGCGCGCGCGCCGGGGTTTGTCTGCACCAGCTCTTCGAGAAGTGGGACTTCACCGACGCTGATCCCGACCGCCTGCGCACGCTCGTCGCGAGCACGCTCGACGAGTACGGCTTCCCATCGTTCTGGGTCCCAACGATCCAGCAGATGATGAGAGACGTCCTCGACACGCCGCTCGATGACGGCGGCGCCGTCCGCCTCGGCGACGTTTCGATGGCACAGCGCTTGAACGAGGTCGAGTTCCACTACCCGGCTGGCCAGCTCACGCTCGAGGGTCTGAACGAGCTGCTCGAAACGCACGGCTATCCCGGCGTGCCCGACCGCGGCCCCGAAGACGAGCTTCCTCGTCCGCTCGTCGACGGCTACGTGAAGGGATACATCGATCTCGTCTTCGAATCCGGCGGCATGTACTACCTTGCCGACTACAAATCCAATTGGCTGGGCGGCAGCTTCGAGGCGTATCGGCCCAAGGCACTCGAGGCCGTCGTTCGCCACGAGCTCTACACGCTGCAGTACGTCACCTATACCCTTGCGCTGCACCGCCTGCTCCGACTTCGCATCCCAAAATACGATTACGATCATCACATGGGCGGGTCGTACTATCTCTTCCTTCGCGGCATGCAGCCCAAGCGTGGTTCGACCTCCGGCATCTTCTTCGATTGCCCACCACGCGCACTCATCGAGGAGCTCGACGAACGCATCGGACGGGGCCACGCCGCCGGCGCCGGAGGCAACGCATGA